One segment of Glaciihabitans arcticus DNA contains the following:
- a CDS encoding OmpL47-type beta-barrel domain-containing protein — protein sequence MTSTPLARSARLVATQVAVAALVLGLVSPVAAAQESMVSPALAAVQADPDLSIPGWDTDAFINPTAQKPAVLWFWDRPQSEAQIDAKLESIHAAGFTETVIFRWFGNIPEAYFSQAWFDRVEHLLDKSRELGLKVWLDNDDKFPSGSAGGFIINGGTVGDKTYAPRPDLAVKTLGSAGSATRRGGSAIPLDALFGSSLQLEDGQVKADSQSAPGITLLRDGADWSNYTVAADFTIVRATAGFMVRSADKNNGYLVDVRTDGGVDLWRLQGGNFSLLRQDTPRAGFDGAAPHTISIALDGPQIAVTLDGVAEAPQTDNTFATGRVGMRVAGNQAWLLDRLVVTPIPTGAALYSNEFTDDSAVTDFDLATTELTNVVAVAARPVGSTDPAQVLDLTQTYLDGEAWNAPAGNWRIEAYKYNVRGGDRAEYADTMSLEAQELYNEIVFGEYYDRFEEYFGTTLVGFADDEPEVARHGDDLPPWSPDLLERFEDAGVNKAAAVVSVMNDLGAKGAALRSAYYRAASDQFVDAYWKTKYEWAEEHGVSVITNPLYDEYGPAGRLHETGNLMTQHQWAHIPGTDLIYDHIDNGWVRNLPREPASVAHQLGRPLVYDELMGAMGWETPLSEVRTGTAMSAVRGINKALYHATFDAPATAPYPPTFDDNNVWWKFMPQVNEWTGRLMEFGRHTTSAQTAVLQLQRAAEAVQNGGNQGSVDAPFIAAQHSLEDNQVDFDLLDEGALSDDPAILAHAVVTRDGRLEVGEMTYSAVVVPTAPYLSLAAAETLLEFAEAGGEIVFAGGVPGAEIDGKNAELAAVFTQIASAGGSRVVSTPAASSAGITARELGQSAVTLAAPSANVRVLRFDQGGTSGYLLLNEGAAAVTTDVTLPTPGVPVEWDPEAGTVDAFTTYSIGDDGTTVPLELLPDVPVGITVSPGLAEGLHALSASGAGTVETIEVDGEALRATVRSTAAGVTTVKATDGTDSYSGSVITAALPATVALGGDWTMQLGNGSAAVTRPLASWTNIAPNYSGTATYTRSVTLTAAQLEAGWTLDLGSVANAAEVTVNGEKVGDRIWAPYTLDVSDALEVGVNEISIVVTNTDGNSRGSGQASGLLGPVSLDPFTTSSARLSTAPLEITAATAVMHESSQFATVTATISNPSGAAVTGTLEISGPAGWTSRAGAAVTVPGGGSASVTSRVLAEGFVPNGAVPLTARFVVVDGAAASRAISLDASFPSPPTRFSDYVDFGDGPSETAHNLEKSATSGSNTEAGLTRRYGGYRVPDAWYEVDLAVTKDKAFVLQGIETYNADPQQKSYLIWVDGVLVKTRLNVRDLRQEGTAEYRVTIPAEYVTANTVTVRFQSRSNPDFADPSLADIWAIPLADDTVAPTVTATVESTLPGLNGWLRGPSTVTLTASDDRPGDLAIEYNTGSGWAAYTAPIPVTAEGSTAVQYRVRDVAGNTSPTGTRTLRIDSVLPSSWAWLSSAGRVTSVTQDGRSGPTVGDYSLDGTTWVRGLGALVAIEKKPREVWFRATDAAGNTAAVLHLEREKLPPTLQIAAGQAILIEASGFIPGKVVRVELHSKPTVLGSARASSAGVVTLAGAVPAGFPPGAHSLVLVAPAAVVIPAELVTTGVDLPWLPIGLAALLLAGGAFLLIRRPRRSRVSQLELE from the coding sequence ATGACGTCAACCCCCCTCGCCCGCTCCGCCCGCCTCGTCGCGACGCAGGTAGCTGTGGCCGCACTCGTGCTCGGCCTCGTGAGCCCCGTGGCTGCGGCGCAGGAGAGCATGGTGAGCCCGGCGCTCGCCGCGGTGCAGGCCGACCCCGACCTGAGCATCCCGGGCTGGGATACCGACGCCTTCATCAACCCGACGGCGCAGAAGCCCGCAGTGCTGTGGTTCTGGGATCGTCCGCAGAGCGAGGCGCAGATCGACGCGAAGCTCGAGTCGATCCACGCTGCCGGCTTCACCGAGACCGTGATCTTCCGCTGGTTCGGAAACATCCCCGAGGCGTACTTCTCGCAGGCCTGGTTCGACCGGGTCGAGCACCTGCTCGACAAGTCGCGCGAGCTCGGCCTCAAGGTCTGGCTCGACAATGACGACAAGTTCCCGAGCGGTTCGGCCGGCGGCTTCATCATCAACGGCGGAACAGTAGGCGATAAGACCTACGCACCGCGCCCCGACCTCGCGGTGAAGACACTCGGCTCTGCGGGGAGCGCGACGCGTAGAGGCGGGAGCGCCATCCCGCTCGACGCACTGTTCGGCAGCAGCCTGCAGCTCGAAGACGGCCAGGTGAAGGCCGACAGCCAGAGCGCCCCCGGCATCACCCTGCTTCGGGATGGCGCCGACTGGAGCAATTACACGGTCGCCGCGGATTTCACCATCGTGCGCGCGACAGCTGGGTTCATGGTCCGCTCCGCTGACAAGAACAACGGCTACCTCGTCGACGTGCGCACCGACGGCGGCGTCGACCTGTGGCGCCTGCAGGGCGGCAACTTCTCCCTGCTGCGCCAGGACACACCGCGGGCAGGATTCGACGGCGCGGCCCCCCACACGATCAGCATCGCGCTCGACGGTCCACAGATCGCCGTGACCCTGGATGGGGTCGCCGAGGCTCCCCAGACCGACAACACCTTCGCCACGGGTCGTGTCGGCATGCGCGTCGCCGGCAACCAGGCCTGGCTGCTCGACAGGCTCGTGGTCACCCCGATCCCGACCGGCGCCGCGCTCTACAGCAACGAGTTCACCGACGACTCGGCTGTCACTGATTTCGACCTCGCGACCACCGAGTTGACGAACGTCGTTGCCGTGGCTGCGCGTCCGGTGGGATCCACCGACCCCGCCCAGGTTCTCGACCTCACCCAGACCTACCTCGACGGCGAAGCCTGGAACGCTCCCGCCGGCAACTGGCGCATCGAGGCGTACAAGTACAACGTCCGCGGCGGCGATCGCGCGGAGTATGCCGACACGATGTCGCTCGAAGCCCAGGAGCTCTACAACGAGATCGTCTTCGGCGAGTACTACGACCGCTTCGAGGAGTACTTCGGCACGACCCTCGTCGGGTTCGCCGACGACGAGCCCGAGGTCGCCCGCCACGGCGACGACCTTCCGCCGTGGTCACCCGACCTGCTCGAGCGCTTCGAGGACGCCGGCGTGAACAAGGCCGCGGCCGTCGTCTCCGTGATGAACGACCTCGGAGCAAAGGGTGCGGCACTGCGCTCCGCGTACTACCGCGCGGCAAGTGACCAGTTCGTCGACGCGTACTGGAAGACGAAGTACGAGTGGGCGGAAGAGCACGGCGTGAGCGTCATCACGAACCCCCTCTACGACGAGTACGGCCCCGCCGGACGCCTGCACGAAACCGGCAACCTCATGACCCAGCACCAGTGGGCGCACATCCCGGGCACCGACCTGATCTACGACCACATCGATAACGGCTGGGTGCGCAACCTGCCGCGCGAACCCGCGAGCGTCGCCCATCAGCTCGGCCGTCCGCTCGTCTACGACGAGCTCATGGGGGCTATGGGCTGGGAGACGCCCCTCTCGGAGGTGCGCACGGGAACGGCGATGTCGGCCGTGCGCGGGATCAACAAGGCCCTGTATCACGCGACCTTCGACGCTCCGGCGACGGCTCCGTACCCGCCGACCTTCGACGACAACAACGTGTGGTGGAAGTTCATGCCGCAGGTCAATGAGTGGACCGGCCGCCTGATGGAGTTCGGCCGTCACACCACGAGCGCGCAGACCGCCGTGCTGCAATTGCAGCGCGCGGCGGAGGCCGTGCAGAACGGCGGCAACCAGGGCTCGGTCGACGCCCCGTTCATCGCGGCGCAGCACTCCCTCGAAGACAACCAGGTCGACTTCGACCTGCTCGACGAGGGTGCGCTCTCCGATGACCCGGCAATCCTCGCCCACGCTGTTGTGACCCGGGATGGCCGACTCGAGGTCGGCGAGATGACGTACTCCGCCGTCGTCGTCCCCACCGCCCCCTACCTCTCGCTCGCCGCCGCCGAGACGCTGCTCGAGTTCGCCGAAGCCGGTGGCGAGATCGTGTTCGCCGGGGGCGTGCCCGGGGCGGAGATCGACGGCAAGAACGCCGAGCTCGCTGCGGTCTTCACGCAGATCGCGAGTGCGGGTGGGTCTCGGGTCGTGTCGACTCCTGCCGCATCCAGTGCTGGGATTACGGCACGCGAACTCGGCCAGTCCGCGGTGACTCTGGCCGCGCCGAGCGCCAACGTGCGCGTGCTGCGCTTCGACCAGGGCGGAACGAGCGGGTACCTGCTGCTCAATGAGGGTGCTGCTGCCGTGACCACCGACGTTACCCTCCCGACCCCGGGTGTTCCGGTCGAGTGGGACCCGGAGGCCGGGACCGTCGATGCGTTCACGACCTACTCGATCGGCGACGACGGCACCACGGTGCCGCTCGAGCTGCTGCCCGACGTGCCGGTCGGCATCACCGTCTCGCCGGGACTTGCGGAAGGGCTGCACGCCCTGAGCGCCTCGGGCGCCGGCACGGTCGAGACGATCGAGGTGGATGGCGAGGCCCTGCGCGCCACCGTGCGCAGCACCGCGGCCGGTGTCACCACGGTCAAGGCGACCGACGGCACCGACAGCTACTCGGGATCGGTCATCACCGCGGCACTGCCCGCTACGGTCGCCCTCGGAGGCGACTGGACCATGCAGCTCGGCAACGGTTCCGCGGCGGTCACCCGTCCGCTCGCGAGCTGGACGAACATCGCCCCGAACTACTCGGGTACGGCCACCTACACGCGCTCGGTCACCCTGACGGCGGCGCAGCTCGAGGCGGGCTGGACGCTGGATCTCGGATCGGTCGCCAACGCCGCCGAGGTGACCGTCAACGGCGAGAAGGTCGGTGACCGCATCTGGGCGCCGTACACACTCGACGTGAGCGACGCACTCGAGGTCGGCGTCAACGAGATCTCGATCGTCGTCACCAACACCGACGGCAACTCGCGCGGCTCCGGCCAGGCGTCCGGCCTGCTCGGCCCGGTTTCGCTCGACCCCTTTACGACCAGCTCCGCGAGACTGTCGACGGCGCCGCTCGAGATCACCGCGGCGACCGCAGTGATGCACGAGTCCAGCCAGTTCGCGACAGTGACCGCGACCATCAGCAACCCGAGTGGCGCGGCCGTCACCGGAACGCTCGAGATCTCGGGACCGGCAGGCTGGACGAGCCGGGCGGGAGCCGCGGTGACGGTGCCCGGCGGGGGATCCGCGAGCGTCACGAGCCGCGTGCTGGCCGAGGGCTTTGTACCCAACGGCGCCGTGCCGTTGACCGCGAGGTTCGTCGTTGTGGATGGCGCTGCTGCATCCCGGGCGATCTCGCTCGACGCGTCGTTCCCCTCGCCGCCGACCAGGTTCAGCGACTACGTCGACTTCGGTGATGGCCCGTCGGAGACGGCGCACAACCTGGAGAAGTCGGCCACGAGCGGATCGAACACCGAGGCGGGGCTCACGCGTCGCTACGGTGGCTACCGAGTGCCCGACGCCTGGTACGAGGTCGACCTCGCCGTCACCAAGGACAAGGCGTTCGTGCTGCAGGGCATCGAGACCTACAACGCGGACCCGCAGCAGAAGAGCTACCTGATCTGGGTCGACGGCGTGCTTGTGAAGACGCGCCTCAACGTGCGCGACCTGCGCCAGGAGGGCACGGCCGAGTACCGCGTCACGATCCCGGCGGAGTACGTCACGGCGAACACGGTGACGGTGCGCTTCCAGAGCCGCTCGAACCCGGACTTCGCCGACCCGTCGCTCGCCGACATCTGGGCGATCCCGCTGGCCGATGACACTGTTGCGCCGACCGTGACCGCTACCGTCGAATCGACTCTGCCCGGCCTGAACGGCTGGCTGCGCGGTCCCTCGACCGTGACCCTCACCGCTTCGGATGACCGCCCGGGCGACCTCGCAATCGAGTACAACACCGGCTCCGGCTGGGCGGCCTACACGGCGCCCATCCCCGTGACCGCCGAGGGCTCGACCGCCGTGCAGTACCGGGTTCGGGATGTCGCGGGCAATACGTCCCCGACCGGAACCCGCACCCTGCGCATCGACTCCGTGCTCCCGTCGAGCTGGGCCTGGCTCTCCTCGGCCGGACGGGTGACCTCCGTCACCCAGGACGGCCGCTCCGGCCCGACGGTCGGCGATTACTCGCTCGACGGCACCACCTGGGTACGCGGGCTCGGAGCCCTCGTCGCGATCGAGAAGAAGCCCCGCGAGGTCTGGTTCCGGGCGACTGACGCCGCCGGCAACACGGCAGCGGTGCTGCACCTCGAACGCGAGAAGCTGCCACCCACGCTGCAGATCGCGGCGGGGCAGGCCATCCTGATCGAGGCGAGCGGGTTCATCCCGGGCAAGGTGGTTCGGGTGGAGCTGCACTCGAAGCCGACGGTGCTCGGGAGCGCGCGGGCGTCGTCCGCCGGTGTGGTCACGCTCGCTGGCGCGGTTCCGGCCGGCTTCCCGCCCGGAGCGCACTCGCTCGTGCTCGTCGCCCCTGCCGCGGTGGTGATCCCGGCGGAGCTCGTGACGACGGGAGTCGACCTGCCGTGGCTGCCGATCGGGCTGGCTGCGCTGCTGCTCGCCGGGGGAGCGTTCCTGCTCATTCGCCGACCGCGTCGTTCTCGGGTGTCGCAGCTCGAGCTCGAGTGA
- a CDS encoding magnesium and cobalt transport protein CorA — protein sequence MALVDNGIYVKGHRTGNPATLDETYELLRQRDGMAWIGLYRPDASELQSVAKEFSLHPLAVEDALTGHQRAKIERYGDTLFVVLRPARYIDTEEVVEFGEVHIFIGPGFVVTVRHAENPNLASVRRRLEASPELLCLGPEAVLYAILDEVVDGYAPVVAGLENDIDEIQDQLFGSDPHVSQRIFQLLREVISFQRATAPIRAMLEALQAGADKYHVDLELQRSLRDVLDHAIPVIERAASFRFLLENALTVHSTLVTQQQNDEMRSLSEASLAQNEETRKLSETALAQNEEVKKISSWAAILFAPALIGTIYGMNFTYMPELDWPLGYPLALAAMFVSGFILWRVFKRRGWL from the coding sequence ATGGCACTCGTAGACAACGGCATTTACGTCAAGGGACACCGCACGGGTAATCCCGCCACCCTCGACGAGACCTACGAACTGCTGCGCCAGCGCGACGGCATGGCGTGGATTGGCCTCTACCGACCCGACGCCAGCGAGTTGCAGTCGGTCGCGAAAGAGTTCAGCCTGCACCCGCTCGCTGTCGAGGACGCGCTCACCGGGCACCAGCGCGCCAAGATCGAGCGCTACGGCGACACCCTCTTCGTGGTGCTGCGACCCGCCCGCTACATCGACACCGAAGAGGTGGTCGAATTCGGGGAGGTGCACATCTTCATCGGGCCGGGCTTTGTGGTGACCGTGCGTCATGCCGAGAACCCGAACCTCGCCTCGGTGCGCCGTCGGCTGGAGGCGAGTCCCGAGTTGCTCTGCCTCGGACCCGAAGCCGTGCTGTACGCCATCCTCGACGAGGTCGTCGACGGGTACGCCCCGGTGGTGGCGGGTCTCGAGAACGACATCGACGAGATCCAGGACCAGCTGTTCGGCAGCGACCCGCACGTGTCGCAGCGCATCTTCCAGCTTCTGCGCGAGGTCATCTCGTTCCAGCGTGCGACGGCACCCATCCGCGCCATGCTCGAAGCACTGCAGGCCGGCGCCGACAAGTATCACGTCGACCTCGAACTGCAGCGATCGCTTCGGGATGTGCTCGACCACGCGATCCCCGTCATCGAGAGAGCAGCCTCCTTCAGATTCCTGCTGGAGAACGCACTCACCGTGCACTCGACACTCGTCACCCAGCAGCAGAACGACGAGATGCGGAGCCTCTCGGAGGCGAGCCTCGCCCAGAACGAGGAGACCCGAAAGCTGTCTGAGACGGCTCTCGCCCAGAACGAGGAGGTCAAGAAGATCTCCTCGTGGGCGGCCATCCTGTTCGCCCCGGCGCTCATCGGAACCATCTATGGCATGAACTTCACCTACATGCCCGAGCTCGACTGGCCCCTCGGCTATCCGCTCGCTCTCGCCGCGATGTTCGTGAGCGGCTTCATTCTCTGGCGCGTCTTCAAGCGCCGCGGGTGGCTATAG